The nucleotide sequence ATCTGAGTAGTAAAAGTAAACGTCAAATTAGTGTTTACAAATCAATCGATGCTAAATAGGTAGGAATTTATGAGAAAGTCACTGCAATCATATCGTAAAGTATCTGTTGAGAGTGAAATCTCGGTCGCTTCACCACACAGAATAATACAGATGATGTTTGAAGGTGCTTTACAGCGTCTAGCACAAAGTCGCTATGCAATAGAAAACAATGATATAGCCAATAAAGGCATCTATATAGGTAAGGCCGTAGGTTTAATAACAGGCTTAAATAACAGTCTGGATATGGATGCCGGTGGTGATATTGCTGGTAACCTTTCCGATCTCTACGATTTTATGTTACGACGTGTTTCTGAAGCAAACATCAATAATGATGTACGTGCGATTGATGATGTCAGCGATATCTTAAAAACAATAAAAGAAGGCTGGGATGCAATTCCGCCCGAAATGCATCATATGGCTTCGCATACTGAAGCTATTTAATCTTTATAGGTATATATCTACAAGGGGCAATGCCCCTTGTTTCATTGACTCCAGTCAAAAAGTTGACATTCAAACCATAATTCGTTGACTAAATTCAGAAAAACTAAAATAGTTCTGCTAAAATCAATTTAGTGGAGCATAAAATGCATCAGGCACTTGCTAATAGCTTGCTGATAATACACTATTCCTCACGGTAGTTATTTTGTTAAATATGTACTGGAATATACTACTCCGCTTTTTGAAGCAACAAACACTTATAATTAATGCGAATAATAACGAGCGCTTTACGGCTTTTTGAATGATGCAAACAGATCAACGAATTCTACTTGTCGGTAACCAGTCTGAGCGAATTAATCGCTTGTCGTGTGTATTTGAATTTTTGGGTGAGCAAGTTGAGTTAGTCGCAGTCGATAAATTTGAATTGCGAATTCAGAACACTCGATTTAGAGCCCTTATCATCTCCTCTGACATTCAGTCTAAAGAGTTACTTCAATCTCTTGCGGTGACTTCACCATGGCAGCCCATATTATTACTTGGGGGTATGGAAGGCACCGTTGTGTCAAATATACTCGGCCATATTGAAGAACCACTTAATTATCCTCAACTGACGGAGCTATTACATTTTTGTCAGGTTTTTGTCCAAGCTAAACGGCCCAACATTCCGACGAGCGTTAATCAGACAAAGTTGTTTAGAAGTCTGGTTGGAAGAAGTGATGGTATCGCTCAGGTGCGTCACTTGATAAATCAAGTCGCACCTTCAGATGCAACGGTACTTATTCTTGGACAGTCTGGAACAGGTAAAGAGGTGGTTGCTAGAAATATTCACTATATTTCAGATCGCCGAGATGGTCCTTTTATACCTGTAAATTGTGGTGCAATTCCTGCTGAACTGCTTGAAAGTGAGCTTTTTGGTCATGAAAAAGGTTCCTTTACTGGTGCGATAAGCGCACGTAAAGGACGGTTCGAACTAGCTGAAAAGGGAACGCTTTTTCTAGATGAGATAGGTGATATGCCCCTGCAGATGCAAGTTAAATTATTGCGAGTGCTGCAAGAACGTGTTTTTGAACGTGTTGGCGGAAGTAAGTCTATTGCTACAGATGTACGTGTTGTAGCTGCAACTCATCGCAACCTTGAATCTATGATAGTAGATGGAGATTTTAGAGAGGATCTCTATTATCGTTTAAATGTCTTCCCCATAGAGATGCCTGCATTATGTGAACGTAAAGATGACATTCCTTTACTGCTACAGGAACTCATTAGTCGGGTTTATAATGAAGGACGAGGAAAAGTACGCTTTACACAAAGGGCAATTGAATCATTAAAAGAACATGCTTGGTCCGGTAATGTACGTGAATTATCAAATTTGGTAGAACGTTTGACGATTCTGTATCCTGGTGGCTTGGTCGACGTTAATGATTTACCAATCAAATATCGTCATATTGATGTACCTGAATACTGTGTTGAAGTGAGTGAAGAGGAGTTGGAGCGTGACGCGCTAGCTTCAATTTTCAGTAATGAAGAGCCTATTGAGATACCTGAATCACGTTTTCCAAGTGAACTTCCACCTGAAGGCGTGAATTTGAAAGACCTCTTAGCTGAGCTTGAAATTGACATGATCAGACAAGCTTTAGAGCAGCAAGATAATGTGGTGGCCAGAGCAGCTGAAATGCTAGGAATTAGGCGAACCACACTTGTTGAAAAAATGAGAAAATATGGTATGGGGAAGGAATAATCCTGAATTATATCAAGTTTAACAATAATGACCCTTATATTTTGTAAGGGTTTTTTTTATCTGGTAGTTTCCTATACAGTCTTACCCATGTCAGCTTTATTCCTTCAGTTTTGTTTCTGGCGTAAAACTTGCTTTATCCATGTTAGTAGCAATTTTTTGACGGAGTGAATATGTCCGTAAGTCCCCATATACACAATGATACGACGCCTGTGCATAAAGCGGCATGGTTGGAAGTGGCACCTGCTGCGAATATGTCCAATCGGATGGAGCATATTTTGCAAGCTATGCCCTCTGGTGTGGTGATCATTAATGGTGATGGGGTTGTGACAGATGCCAATCCAGTAGCGATTAAGCTTTTAGGTCTACCTTTAGAAGGCTTAAAGTGGATTCAAATTATCAACCGTGCTTTTTCTCCTCAAGATGATGATGGACATGAAGTCTCGCTTCGAAATGGACGTAGGGTCAAAATTGCAATTACGCCACTTACGCCAGAAAGTGGACAATTGATAGTGTTAACTGACCTGACAGAAACCCGTTTATTGCAAAAAAACCTATCTCATCTTCAGCGTCTTTCGGCGTTAGGCAAGATGGTAGCAACTCTGGCACATCAAGTACGAACACCTTTAACTGCAGCTTTACTATATGCTTCAAATCTAGGCAGTCCTAAATTAGCTGAAAGCTCTAGACGTCGATTTCAAAAGAAATTAGTAGACAGGCTCAATGAACTTGAACATCAAGTAAATGACATGCTGTTGATGGCTAAGGGTCGGCAACAAGATCAAGATAAGCCAGAGAACATTTCAACTGTAATGGATAGGGTGTTAGCTAATTGTGAACCGATTGCTGAACAGTATTGTTGTCGCCTTGAATTTATCGATTCAACCAAGAGTCAATTCTTGGCTAACTCAAGTGCACTGAGTTCCGCAATTAATAATCTTGTTATTAACAGTATCGAAGCGGGATCGACAGCAATTAAAATTAATGGATATGAAACAAGTAAATTTTTGCATATCGATATTATCGATAACGGTAAAGGCTTAGACAAAGCGTCACAGCAGAAAGTACTTGAGCCTTTTTTTACTACCAAGGCACAAGGCACTGGGCTCGGTTTAGCAGTTGTTCAGTCTGTTATGGCTAATCATAGTGGAAAACTGCAACTTAGATGTGAAGAAACAAAAGGTTGTACGGCATCATTGCATTTCCCCAAAATTTTGCAGGATGGATCTGAGCGTCAAACTCAGTCGTATATTTTAGAAGATGATGAAGGAGCTGAGTATGTCGGAAGGTAAACTATTATTAGTTGAAGATGACCATTCACTTCGAGAAGCCCTATTAGATACCTTATTGATGGCACACTATGAGTGCGTTGACGTTGCTTGTGCAGAAGATGCAATAGTGAAACTCAAGCATGAGTCATTTGATATGGTGATAAGCGATGTACAGATGCAAGGCGTTGGCGGTTTAGGTTTACTTAATTATCTTCAGCAGCACCATACACAAGTGCCTATGTTATTGATGACTGCTTATGCCACGATTGATAATGCAGTTAATGCTATTAAGCTAGGTGCAGTTGATTATTTAGCAAAACCATTCTCACCTGAAGTTCTATTAAATCAAGTGTCTCGATACTTAAAACCTAAATCATGTCAAGGGCAACCTATTGTTGCCGATGAAAAGAGTTTAGCTTTGTTGTCGTTAGCTCAAAAAGTAGCGGCATCTGATGCCTCTGTAATGATAATGGGCCCTAGTG is from Shewanella sp. MTB7 and encodes:
- the fliS gene encoding flagellar export chaperone FliS, whose protein sequence is MRKSLQSYRKVSVESEISVASPHRIIQMMFEGALQRLAQSRYAIENNDIANKGIYIGKAVGLITGLNNSLDMDAGGDIAGNLSDLYDFMLRRVSEANINNDVRAIDDVSDILKTIKEGWDAIPPEMHHMASHTEAI
- a CDS encoding sigma-54 dependent transcriptional regulator; the encoded protein is MMQTDQRILLVGNQSERINRLSCVFEFLGEQVELVAVDKFELRIQNTRFRALIISSDIQSKELLQSLAVTSPWQPILLLGGMEGTVVSNILGHIEEPLNYPQLTELLHFCQVFVQAKRPNIPTSVNQTKLFRSLVGRSDGIAQVRHLINQVAPSDATVLILGQSGTGKEVVARNIHYISDRRDGPFIPVNCGAIPAELLESELFGHEKGSFTGAISARKGRFELAEKGTLFLDEIGDMPLQMQVKLLRVLQERVFERVGGSKSIATDVRVVAATHRNLESMIVDGDFREDLYYRLNVFPIEMPALCERKDDIPLLLQELISRVYNEGRGKVRFTQRAIESLKEHAWSGNVRELSNLVERLTILYPGGLVDVNDLPIKYRHIDVPEYCVEVSEEELERDALASIFSNEEPIEIPESRFPSELPPEGVNLKDLLAELEIDMIRQALEQQDNVVARAAEMLGIRRTTLVEKMRKYGMGKE
- a CDS encoding sensor histidine kinase, whose protein sequence is MSVSPHIHNDTTPVHKAAWLEVAPAANMSNRMEHILQAMPSGVVIINGDGVVTDANPVAIKLLGLPLEGLKWIQIINRAFSPQDDDGHEVSLRNGRRVKIAITPLTPESGQLIVLTDLTETRLLQKNLSHLQRLSALGKMVATLAHQVRTPLTAALLYASNLGSPKLAESSRRRFQKKLVDRLNELEHQVNDMLLMAKGRQQDQDKPENISTVMDRVLANCEPIAEQYCCRLEFIDSTKSQFLANSSALSSAINNLVINSIEAGSTAIKINGYETSKFLHIDIIDNGKGLDKASQQKVLEPFFTTKAQGTGLGLAVVQSVMANHSGKLQLRCEETKGCTASLHFPKILQDGSERQTQSYILEDDEGAEYVGR